GTTATAAATGTATACCGAATGGACGAACGAATTGCTCCAAACAACAGAGCTTCTCAGCTTGTTCATCATATTCATATAATCAAAAGTCTCGTTATCATTCAAATACATTAATGACTTAACATCGTTATTGTTGTAAGTCGACAAAATTAAATTTCGAACCATACTATTTAAATTTTCCATATTGTATTTGGTCTGAGCAAGAAGCTTTTGGCTATTCTTGTATTCACTCTCAAGAACCTTTTCCTGGACGTTATAGTACACGACACTCGATAAAATAGCAGTCACCAATAAGATTAACGAGGCGAACCATAAGTAGATGCGGGCTAAATATTTTTTGGAACTCAGCTTTATCATTATTTTCACTCTATATACCCCCACAATGACCAACATGAAATCAATATCTAAAATGAAATCAGTTAGATTTTAACATCCGCAAACTTAAATTCAAACAGTATTTATAATTTCTAACAATTTCATTAAAATAGTAAGAAAACCCAGCCTGCGGCTAGGTCTTCTACAATAATTTCAGCTGCCTTAAAGTGAAAACATAGTTGATCCTAACCTCTTGTCACCCTGATCTGTATCAAAAATATACTTGCTTAACAAAGTACTGTATACTGTTCATTTTCTGTTTCTTCCCAGCTGCTTACTGTACTTTTTTGTCCCTCTACGTTTTCTCAAATTGAAGACATCCAAAGATAATCCCCCTACTGGGTGAACTAAAAAAAGATGGCTCCTGTTCAATAATGAATCAAGAGTCATCTTTTTTAACCTAATTTTTTTGTATGTACTAAGACAATTGTTCTGCGATTGGATCTATAAGCGGGTAGACCAACTCTTCCTCTAAAGTGAAGTGTTTAAGCAGGATGAGACAGGCTGTCATAAGTTCAGAAGCCATCAGATGCAAAAACTCCATATCTATCGGTACTTTCATCGCATTCACACCATCTACGTAGGCCTGCACAACTCGTTTGGCCAAGTCATGATCCTGTTCTAGGACAGTGATGGAACGCGAGAAGGAGAGAGCTACCGCCCCATTCAAATACGTCAGTAAATGAGGGAATAATTCCTGTTCTTCCCATTCCGAGTGCTGTTCCAACTCCTCAACAAGGTAGAGAATACGATCTTGCAACTCAATCAGCTTGCACATTCCTATTGAGCAATCCCCAAGGGAATACAAGGAAGCAGCCATCGTACGGATCTCGGAGAGCTGTTCGCGCATCTGCAAATGCTCCTCTTTCAGACGCTCTACGAGCATCGGAAAGTAGCTGGGATCCACGATGTACTCCCTATTCGTGCGAATGCTCAAACGGTCGATCATTAGACATCCTCCTTTAATTAAAACTGCCCCACTTCCGCATTATCATTCTATGCGGGGTGGGGCAGCTCTCATGCGAAGGAATTGTTGAAGCTTAGACCGTTAGCGAATTCGACTCTCCGTAAGATGGAACTGATTGACGAGTTGGAGCAGCGATTGCGTAATCGCTCCAACATCCCCTGTCGTTTGGCGCACGTGAAGCATGTCCTGCAGAAGCTCCTGGACCGTGCTCTCCACCTCAGCAGAGATATGGCGATTCTCCTTGCTCACGCCTGCGACCTTCTCCATCAGTGCCACTACTTCCTCCACAACCTGCGTCTTCATCGTGTCGTGGGCATTGGCGCTGCTAAGAATTTCTGAAGCCGCCGCAACAATTTGCGTCCCTTCCAGCACAACCTGCGTGCCTTCTTCCATGGAGATGAAGGCTTCGTTCGCATGACGCTCAATTTGTTCGATCGTTTCATTGATTTCGGTTGTCGACTTCTTCGTCAAATCCGCCAGCTTGCGAATTTCTCCTGCCACAACCGCGAAACCTTTCCCATGCTCGCCAACTCTGGCTGCTTCGATGGAAGCATTCAACGAGAGAAGGTTCGTCTGCGCCGAGATTTCCTCGATCACTTGCAGCAGCTTGGGAATTTCCTGCGTCGTCTGCAAGAACGTTTGGATCGTGCGGTTCGTTTCCGCTACTTTAGCGGAAATATGATTCATTTTATCCCCGATGCGACCCACTTCATCCTGGGCAACAGCAATTTGTCCGGATGCTTTTTGTTCCAACTCACGTAAGGTGCCGCTCATATTCTGCGTAACATCCTTCGCGACATCGATATCCTTCAATTGGCCGCGCAAAGAGCGAATCATATTATGAATTTGGGTGCTCATTCGACCCGTTGACTGTTCCGTTGAACCCGTGGATTCATTCATCCGTTCTTGAGTTACCTGCACTTCTGCTGCTGCTTGTTTTACTTGCAGCATGATCCCTTCCAGGGAATCGATCATATTGTTGATCCATTTGGCCAGCTCCTGTGTCTCATCGCCAGCGAACTCTTTGACGTTGAGCCTCTGCGTTAAGTCTCCGCTGCCCTCGGCATTAAGCCGAATGAATTTATTCAATTGCAGAATCTGTCGCACAATGGGCTTGGTCCCCTTCTGACTGAACATTTTGGCACCGATGAAGCCGTATACGAGAGTACCAGCAGCCAGACTTAGCGCACCAGTAAGATTAGAAACGCGACCATTCATCAGCCAAAATCCCCCGCCAGCGAGTAAAATAAAGCCTATCATGTATTGCAACTGCAAGCTGAACAATTTCCAATCAATACTGCGAATCCGATACACTTCCTCCAGATCTCCCTCGCACATCATCCCCCATAGATCCGGGCAATGCGGCAGCTGGAAGGTAACCCCCTTGCCAATGACAGAAATATGTCGATAATCGGAATAACCAGGGAACTCCACGAATAGATTATTTCCCTTAGCAATCGTTCCTGCAACCCCCGGGTGAAGTTGTCCAGTAGCCGGATCCGTAAAGATAAGCTCGAGCTCCGTATGCTGTTTGACAGCGACTATGCCGTAATCCGTTCGTACACCATCCTTGAGATTGTCACCATGTGTAAATGTAAGATCTTCAAACCGGCTGCGGGACAATGCTGTGCCAGGGGCAATCTGCTTATTTAAAACAGGCTTAGCCATAAATAAATAGTTATCACCGGAATCCGGATAGACATGACCTGATTCACGCTGAATCAAATCCCCGAGCACATCGTTGGGAACTCGGCCACAGATGGCCCCTTTCCAGATTCCATTCTCCATAATGGGTACGATAAAAGTTAGTGTCATCGCATCATGGAAGGGTGACGTACTGGGACCAATCTGCAAGGTTAGCGGATCCGAATAGGGGCCGAATAAACACTTTTGACCCTTGCGAGCTTCTTCTAAACCCTTGGTTAGCACACTTCCAAATTCGTATGTCCTTCCTTTGTGCGCAGGGTAGGTTGAGTCTATCACGGTTGCTTTCTCACTCAGCAAGAAGATTTCCGAGAAATCAGCTCCGCTCTTATGCGCCGCTGTTAGCAAACGCCCAACGAGCAAGTCATCCTGGGACTTATCACCTGCTGTAGCTTCCAAGAACTGTGCGAGCAATCGATCCAGATTGGACCAATAACTTTCCACCCAGCTTTGTAGAATACCTATCCTCGTTTGTGCAATGCCTTCGAAAATATGCGCAACATCATCCTTTAGCTGACGATTTAGCCGATATGACCACCACAGCGGTAGTCCCTTGCGAAAACCTAACCAATCAAACATATTCAAGTCCCCCTATAATCACATTTAAAGTGACTTTATTTAACATTGCTTTAAACGACATTTTATAGCTGATTTCGACGTAAATCAAGACAAAAGTTGACATTTTTTAGAAATATTTGCGTACCTCGTGAATTCTTCCGTTAATGTTCAATAATTTAGTGTCAGTTATATTGACATAATATTCTGAAAAATCTACAATATAAGAAAAACCATATTTACCCATCAATTTGCGTTATATTTACTCACATCAAAACGAACCTAGATCAGAAAGGAGGCCTGGTTTCTGCTTCGGGCCCATCTTATACGTAGCTTCCGAATGCATGCTTAAGAAACCAGGGAGCTGCAATGTCTAAACCTGAGAATCTGGTCACCAATCCTTATGATCCCCATCCTTTTTATGATGAGATGTTCATGAATGCTTACTCGGTAAGAAGCCATTATCAAAGCGTTTTCCGCCAATTCATGTCCATGAAAGCCGGGAGCCTTAACAAGCGGCAATCCGCCACGATGAAACGCATGATGGAGGAAGGCATCACCTTCACGCTCTATAGCCCTGATCAAGCTGAACCTCTGGAACGGACGATTCCCTTCGATCCTATCCCGCGCATTATTCCAAGGGACGAATGGCTTACACTTGAGAAAGGTCTTAGGCAGCGCGTTAAAGCATTGAATTTATTTCTCAAAGATATTTATCATGACCAGTCCATCCTCAAGGATGGGATCATCCCGAGGAAAATGGTCTTATCTAATTGTTATTTCCGTCCTGAAATGATGCGGCTTTCCATCCCTAACGATGTGTATGTCACTGTCTCCGGCATCGATTTGATCCGTGATGAACAAGGGGAATACTTCGTGCTTGAAGATAACCTTCGCTCACCATCCGGTTTCTCCTATTTGTATAAAAGTCGATCGATTATGACGCACTTGTTCCCAGAGCTTGTGTTCAGCCATTCGATCCAAGATATTGAGCAGAGCCTGAACGTATTTCTCTCTGCACTGCGCAGATTGAGCCCTTCCGGGAAATCAGACCCGGTCATTGGCTTACTGACGCCAGGCTGTTATAATTCCGCCTACTTCGAACATACGTTCCTTGCCCAGCAAATGGGCATCCAGCTTGTAGAAGGACACGACCTCGTCGTCATCGATCATAAAGTATATATCCGCGGGATCAAAGGACTTCGTCAGATCGACGTCCTCTATCGCCGAATTGACGATGATTTCCTGGACCCGCTCGCTTTTGACCCGAACTCCATGCTTGGCGTCGCCGGCATTATGAATGCGTATCGTGCAGGCAATATCAACATCGTGAATGCGCCGGGAACCGGAGTCGCTGACGATAAAGCCATTTACGCCTATGTGCCTGATATGATTCGTTACTATTTAAATGAAGAGCCTATTTTGAAGAATGTGCCCACTTATATTTTATCAAGACCCGAAGAGCGCGATTACGTGCTTCAACATCTGGACGAAATGGTCGTCAAAGAAACCTCGCTCTCAGGCGGCTACGGCATGCTCATCGGACCTTCAGCAACGGATAGTGAAATCGCTGATTTCAGGCTCAAAATCATCGCCGATCCTGATCGGTATATC
Above is a genomic segment from Paenibacillus sp. HWE-109 containing:
- a CDS encoding hemerythrin domain-containing protein — protein: MIDRLSIRTNREYIVDPSYFPMLVERLKEEHLQMREQLSEIRTMAASLYSLGDCSIGMCKLIELQDRILYLVEELEQHSEWEEQELFPHLLTYLNGAVALSFSRSITVLEQDHDLAKRVVQAYVDGVNAMKVPIDMEFLHLMASELMTACLILLKHFTLEEELVYPLIDPIAEQLS
- a CDS encoding methyl-accepting chemotaxis protein, whose protein sequence is MFDWLGFRKGLPLWWSYRLNRQLKDDVAHIFEGIAQTRIGILQSWVESYWSNLDRLLAQFLEATAGDKSQDDLLVGRLLTAAHKSGADFSEIFLLSEKATVIDSTYPAHKGRTYEFGSVLTKGLEEARKGQKCLFGPYSDPLTLQIGPSTSPFHDAMTLTFIVPIMENGIWKGAICGRVPNDVLGDLIQRESGHVYPDSGDNYLFMAKPVLNKQIAPGTALSRSRFEDLTFTHGDNLKDGVRTDYGIVAVKQHTELELIFTDPATGQLHPGVAGTIAKGNNLFVEFPGYSDYRHISVIGKGVTFQLPHCPDLWGMMCEGDLEEVYRIRSIDWKLFSLQLQYMIGFILLAGGGFWLMNGRVSNLTGALSLAAGTLVYGFIGAKMFSQKGTKPIVRQILQLNKFIRLNAEGSGDLTQRLNVKEFAGDETQELAKWINNMIDSLEGIMLQVKQAAAEVQVTQERMNESTGSTEQSTGRMSTQIHNMIRSLRGQLKDIDVAKDVTQNMSGTLRELEQKASGQIAVAQDEVGRIGDKMNHISAKVAETNRTIQTFLQTTQEIPKLLQVIEEISAQTNLLSLNASIEAARVGEHGKGFAVVAGEIRKLADLTKKSTTEINETIEQIERHANEAFISMEEGTQVVLEGTQIVAAASEILSSANAHDTMKTQVVEEVVALMEKVAGVSKENRHISAEVESTVQELLQDMLHVRQTTGDVGAITQSLLQLVNQFHLTESRIR
- a CDS encoding circularly permuted type 2 ATP-grasp protein, giving the protein MSKPENLVTNPYDPHPFYDEMFMNAYSVRSHYQSVFRQFMSMKAGSLNKRQSATMKRMMEEGITFTLYSPDQAEPLERTIPFDPIPRIIPRDEWLTLEKGLRQRVKALNLFLKDIYHDQSILKDGIIPRKMVLSNCYFRPEMMRLSIPNDVYVTVSGIDLIRDEQGEYFVLEDNLRSPSGFSYLYKSRSIMTHLFPELVFSHSIQDIEQSLNVFLSALRRLSPSGKSDPVIGLLTPGCYNSAYFEHTFLAQQMGIQLVEGHDLVVIDHKVYIRGIKGLRQIDVLYRRIDDDFLDPLAFDPNSMLGVAGIMNAYRAGNINIVNAPGTGVADDKAIYAYVPDMIRYYLNEEPILKNVPTYILSRPEERDYVLQHLDEMVVKETSLSGGYGMLIGPSATDSEIADFRLKIIADPDRYIAQPTIQLSRAPVMMDGQMAARHIDLRAFVIAGENIQVIPGGLTRVALKEGSLVVNSSQGGGCKDTWVTHS